ACAGAAATAGTCATCACAGAGGTAAAGATCACTTCATCAAGTAATAAATAGTAAAGATAACaaggggagaggattctgggaagatggcagagtaggtcagagaATTCCAAGCTCTCGAGATTTTcacccacaaaagagttaaaatagcaccttagggcaaagaACATGTGGGTGGAGAAGAATGGGgccacaaccaggatcttccagggACAGTTTGAGAACTGAAGAAAAATCCGAGGATCAGGTTTGGTCCTGGGGAGGAGTAAAGGTCTCCAGGTTAGGTTCCCCTCTAACAACAAGCAAGCAAGCCTCTTAAGCAActagtggcaagccctggggttagttggtttgagaggctgcctcagccccagccacaggaacttttcacccagGATGGTgagtgtttgagcccaggaagattgagggaacctctgctgatgaggaatgccagacccaacTTTGCTGTGAAGAATGGTAGGGGCAAGAAGGAACGAGCACATGctcagtgagtgcagaagcagtggggcagaaagcccctgtcTGTGGGCACCTACAAGAacttggaggtttggctttggttctaggctagaggggagaactgaagatctgaggcaagaggcaccatttcccataccctagggctagaggtgattacaaaaaatcaaggtattaccacaaaaaaatgcacaggcaaaggagaaagaatccaaccattgaaacctattacaggaatagagatgactggggtttgTCTTCAAAGAAGGATAGTGAAGTAAAGAAAACCCCGAAGTGCAActtcaaatggtcacttgcccaaagggaatttatagaagatctttaaaaagactttaaaaatcaaatgttagacatggaggaaaaactaagaagaaaaagaaaaagaatccaacaaaaacaagaaggtaatgaaaagaaagtcaaccaattagaaaaggagatccagaatctcaaggaggaaaacgacactttgaaaattagaaatggACAAAGTAAAggcagtgaaattataagagatcaagagataattaaataaaacatgaataatgaaaaaatagaaggaaagtaaaacatcttataagaaaagcAACAGATTTGGATAATAGAtcgagaagagaaaatataaaaataattggactaactggaagttatgatacaaaaaagaatcttgatacaataatataagaaataattaaagaaaattgtcctgaagcattagaacaaggcagggaagtagaaatagaaaaaatccatctatcaccacttaaaagagatcctatggaGGAAAACTCATAAGAATATCATAGTAAAGTTCTGAAAcctcagctcaaggataaaatattaaaagcatcaagattaaaacaatttaaatataatggtgccacaattagaattacataaGACCTAACATCAGAGATATTAAagaaccacaggtcttggaacacattatatggaagagaaaaagacCTGGGGTTCTGGCCAAAactatcatacccttcaaatctaattattatcttgaatgaaaaaagtggacaattgacaaaccctcagactttcaagactttgtttaaaaaatcctcaacttaatagaagattcgacatacaagaaccaagagaaaaataagacacacaccaaagactgactataagggattcataaggacagactatttaccttttatatagcataaaatgtaaaaatgtatgtctacgactattattaataattgtcaagctcataagaaagagggggataaccCAGAtgatgatatgaatttaaaaagtaaaaccatttagaaacagctaaaaaaggAACTACTTTAtataaaagaggtgcaagaggcaGAAAGgttacagaggatttagatgggggaggagggctggtagttctggtaatctACTTTCATCAGTAATGGGTTTaagagagaacaatacatatatatttagaaaagtataaaaatattttaaatttagaagaaataatatGGTAGGGGTGCAGTGAGTGGGAAGAGgccaagggagggatttttagaggggagaatgagggaataggtaaaaggggtgtatagaagggtgtttagattcaTGAGAATGTGAatataagggagggatctttggagggggtacacaagtaataggagggcaaggtaggcagtcaagtaaagtagaggaatcaagagggataggaaacaagagatatgtacaaatataaaaacaaagataaggaGTAGGGTATGTTTGGGAAAATAAATGtctatacatttatgtatatatgtatatatttatagaaatagaGAAACATCTAAACTTCATTGTAACatttgggggtgaggtgggggagggagaaaaagaacaaagtaaaaaaagtgcacagcagagaaaaaaagaaaactcacaagaaagcaaaatgaacaaTTCTCAgaacaacatgtattatttattatataggctttcttgaaatgaaaatctattgttatgtattttaaatactctcttacattctgctaggcACATGAcatgcatttttctttcattgtatttaagttccaatatttaagtttatgatattttttcttttctctattctgtatttgtgttctggcccttgagtctaaaataaaattaaatttaaaaaacaataaaaagataataaGGGATAGATTTTATTAGATTTGTTGAATTGTTGTTATTGAAAATGGGTCATCTCCAAACAGAACCTATGAAACAGTTAATTCAATAGCTTTCTAATGATGAAACCAAAAGATCTTCCAAGGAAATTATACACATAAATTCACCCAATGATATACCCAAAAGTTAGTGTTCAATAAATATCTCAGTAATGTTTATTTGTttatggaaagagaaggaaattcagGGCCACATCAGATATCACATAAGGGTTATCCCCAAGGATAAAtggaaattataaaggaaagagTGAAACCTTTGAAATACATCACTGCAATATTTAAAAGTTTAGCTCTTACAGAATGCCTCACAAGACACAAACGGGTAGCTAGAATTATACATGAGAGGTCCAATACATTTCATGGATTGAAAAATGACAAATCTCTATCTTATAAATAAAGTTCTCAAACTATTAAGGGGAATGTAACCAATAAACTATACCAGAATTGAACAGTCACATCTGCCCAGACATGGTTTTGAGCccaaaagatttctttttggtttttttttttaatttaaatttatttatttaacatatttggttttcagcattgattttcacaagagtttgaattacaaattttctccccatttctaccctcccccccactccaagatgacttatattctggttgccctgttccccagttagcgctcccctctatcacccccctcccctctcatctccttttcccttcctttcttgtagggcaagataaatttctacgccccactgcctgtgtatctttttttagttgcatgcaaaagctatttttgtttttgaacatctgattttaaaactttgagttccaaattctctcccctcttcccttcccacccaccctccctaagaagtcgagcacttcaacctaggccacgcatgtatcattatgtataacccttccacaatactcatgttgtgaaagactaactatattttgctccttcccaacccatcccgctttattgaattttctcccttgaccctgtcccctttccaaagtgtttgttttgattacctccacccccatctgccctcccctccatcatcctgcccgcccttttattttttttttatcttcctccctcttctttcctgtggggtaagatacccaactgagtatgtatggtattccccctcaggccaaatctgatgagagcaaggttcactcattccccctcacctgacttctcttcccttcctacagaactgcttttttcttgccacttttatgtgagatagtttagcccattctatctctccctatctccctctctcaatatattcctctctcatgccttaatttgattttattttttttagatatcttcccttcatcttcacctcaccctgtgccctctctctctctctctctctctatatatatatatatatctatatctatagctatatatatatatatatatatatacatacacatatacatatataaatacatacacactacatacacacatacacatatatatacatatatatgtgtgtgtgtatatatatatatatatatgtatgaatattcccttcagctaccctaatactgaggtctcatgaatcatacacatcatctttccatgtagcaatataaacaaaacagttcaactttagtaagacccttgcaatttcttttccttggttaccttttcatgcttctcttgattcttgtgtttgaaagtcaaattttctattcagctctggtcttttcactgagaaagcttgaaagtactccattttactgaaaatccatattttgccttggagcatgatactcagttttgctgggtaggtgattctagattttaatcctagctccattgacctccagaatatcgtattccaagccctccaatctctTAATGTCGAAGCTGCTagttcttggattattcttattgtgtttccacaatactcaaattgtttctttctggctacttgcagtatttgctccttgatctgggagctctggaatttggtgacaatattcctaggagatttctttttgggatctatttgagtaggcgatcggtggattctttcaatttctattttgccctgtggctctagaatatcagggcagttctccttgataatttcttgaaagatgatatcagggctctttttttgatcgtggttttcaggtactccaataatttttaaattatctctcctggatctattttccaggtcagtggtttttccaaggagatatttgacattgtcttccattttttcgttcctttggttctgttttataatatcttgatttctcatcaagtcactagcttccacttgctccaatctaatttttaaggtagtattttccatttggctaattctgcccttcaaggcattcttctcctcattggctttttggagctcttttgccatttgagttagtctattttttaaggtgttgttttcttcagtgtgtttttcagcattttggggggtctcctttagcaagtcattgacttgtttttcatggttttctcacatccttctcatttctcttctcaatttttcctctacttcactaacttgcttttccaaatcctttttgagctcttccatgacctgagaccggttcatgtttttcttggaggcttttggtgtaggctctatgactttgttgacttcttctgactgtatgttttggtcttctttgtcaccaaagaaggattccagagtctgagactgaatctgggtgcattttagctgcctggccatattcccaatcaactaacttgacccttgagtttttcagcggggtttgactgcttgtagactaaagagttctatgttccacgtttgggggggatgtgccagctctgccacaccagcactcctccttccccaagaacccccaacccggactgggcttagatcttcagcaggctgtgcactccagctctgatctgccacttaattcctcccaccaggtgggcctggggccagaagcaactgtagttgtacttctgtagctgccccacctctgctgcccctggggcgatAGCCGaaccacagcttttcccactaaccttctttgttgtctttggtgtttgtgggttgagaagtctggtaactgctgcagctcactgactcagggcgctagagcacgctccgcctggctcctggtctggttggtctgcgctgctctcactgggctccgctctgctccactctgctctgctcccagctccatgcaggatagacctcacccaaagaccacccaggctgtcctgggctgaagccctgcttccgtctgctcctttgtgggttctgcagttctataattggttcagagccatttttataggtttttggagggacttggtggggagctcacgctagttcctgcttttcagccgccatcttggctccctcatcttctcctcatttcttaaggcaaaatagtattccattacattcataaccCGCAACTTGTTttgccattccctaattgatgggcatctgctcgatttccaactctttgccaccacaaaaagagctgcttataaatatttttgtacatacggatccctttcccacttctgtgatgtctttgggataaagccctagaaattgtattgctgggtcaaaaggtatgcacattttatagccttttgggcatagttccaaattgctctccagaatggctggatcagttcacaactccaccaataatgttcctattttcccacatcttctccagcatttatgatttccCTGTTTCtccctgacaggagagatgtggtacctaaaagtggttttgatttgcatttctctaatcaatagtgatttaaagcatacTAAGTATCtaaagtgggacttgaactcaggtctttctggctccagggccagcactctatccactgtcccacctaccTGGCCTATAGATCTCATAGGACATAGTACCAAAAGATGCCTTTTGTATTATGAGAGTTCAGTCAATtcgaaaattttaaaaaagcctcCCTTAAGAAAGGTATTTAAGTCAAAAACTTGCTCAAATCTCTCTCATATTGTAACTGTTACAAGAACATTTCCTACTAGCAATATTTTTTCAGAAACtaaaagtgttttcttcaaaATTAATATCTCTTAGTTGTCCATTTCTCATCATGTCCTAGCTGTAAATAGACATACACTTACACTGTGCTGGGAATTTTTAATTATTGTTCTTAGCCAGACCAGCCCTATTTTATACCTATCATGGCATTCAGAAAACACCTGTAACAACTTCTGATAGAAGCAACTGTGCCTAAAAGCAAAGGGCTCTAGgtctgggaaaaaaatgaagggaaattaCTTTGAGTTTTCATGTAATGGACAAATTATGCTTTTGTGCATGTATCCAATTTTGATAACaattttgaggaggaaaaaaggaaaagtgcaGTTATAAAAAGGGATATAAGGTTAGTTCTATTTGACTTGCTTAGGTGGGGGGAAGGGCTAGAAGGGGTTATATTATGTCTATATCATTTGGACATTTTATTACTGTTTTCCCAACAACCTACCTTCATGGACACCTTCCTGCATTATTGATCAGTAACAATGGGCAGAGAATGAAAGATCTACCACAATTAAAATATAACTTATTGAATGATTCCGTGGAATATTTGCATTTTCACATATAGTCATAGATCAAAGATTTATAACTATaaaggatcttagaagccatATAGTCCAAAAACCTCcatatttacaaatgaaaaatctgAAGTCCACAAAGATCTTAACCTTAACCTGTGCCAAAGGTCATAGAGAAGCAACACCCAGGATTTATACCCTGATCCTCTTATTCTAAAGTCATCACTTTCCACTGCCTCTTTAAACCAAAGGAATTAAGTCATGGTGGTAGAATATTGGGCAatagaaaatgaggagaaaagaatTTGGGTAAAGATTTCTTCCTGAGATAATTTTAATTaaccaaggaaagaaaaggaacttTAGGCCCCTGAATTCAACTCACATTCTTAAAATCCTGCTCAGGTTCTGGAAAATATTCTTCTTTTCAAAGTTTTCCTCAAGGCAGTTTGAACATCTTTATTCCTCAGACTATAAATGAGGGGGTTTAGTATGGGCCCCACATTTGTGTAAAAGACCGAAGATACTTTGTCCTGGTCCATGGACCCTGATGAAGATGGCTTGAAATACATGAATGAAGCTGAGCCAAAGAAAAGAGCAACAGCAATTATGTGGGAGCTGCAGGTGCTGAAGGCTTTGGACCTGCCTTCAGTGGAGCTGATGTTCAGGATGCTGGACAAGATGAGAGCATAAGAGGTGAAGATGGTGACACTAGGCACTATGATACTAGTACCTACAACAATGAAAACCACCAGCTCATTGACATAGGTGCTGGTACAAGAGagctggaggaggggaagaacatCACACATGTAATGATTTATGATATTGGCATCACAGAAGGACAGTCTCAGCATGCATCCAGTGTGGGCCATGGCACCAACAAACCCCATTACATATGCCCCACCCAATAGCCATAAACACACCCGATTGGACATAGTAACATTATACAGCAACGGATTACAGATGGCAACATAACGATCATAAGCCATTATTGTCAGCACAAAGCAttcagaaataacaaaaaaacagaagaaatacaGTTGTGCCATACATCCAGAATAAGAGATGATGTTTTTCACTAGGACAAAATTAATTAACATTTTGGGAGTAAAGACAGAGGAGTAGCAGAGATCAATGAAAGATAAGTTGAAGAGGAAATAGTACATAGGAGTGTGAAGCTGAGAATTCATCCTGATTAAAATGATCAATCCCAGGTTTCCCATTACAGTGATCACATAGGTTCCCACAAACAGGAGGAATAGGGGTAGCTGAAGCTCTGGTTGATCTGTTAAGCCTGCAAGGATGAACTCAGTCACTGAAGAGGCATTTTCCAAAGCCATTGTCCTCTTGAGGGATCtatgagaagagggaaaaagttATACTAGAAGCAAAATAATTTCAACGAACCCTCTTCCCTGGGTATGAAAAAGAAGCAATTCTAGAAGCATCTAGAAAACGTCATCACCGTGCCATGCAAGTCTTATTCTTATCTTCCCCAAGATATTCTGGGATTTTGGCTGGGCTGAGTAACTGTTTCCATGAGCTGGACGATTGTAGAAAACTGTTTTCTGAGCTCCCCTGCAGAGCAACAGCTGATGTTCCTCAGActccaaagcaaaaagaaaccaggaaaataaGTGCATATTCCCCCACCCAATATCCCCTATGCCGGACACCTCAGGAAAAACTTTAACTACTTTTCCCCATTTTAGAAGTACTGAAGTAGTACCTCAAAAAACTCTGCAAATACATATGGtaaaagtgttattattattaacattatattaattattaacaCTATTACCAATAAcattattaataagaaaaataatcattGAGAACATTGACATAGCACTTATCATGTGTGAAACAGTGCcttaaattctttacaaatattaaatcagtggatcttcataacaaccctgggaagtgtgTGTTGTTCCTATCCCAgtttgtagttgaagaaactgaggcaaacagagattaagtgacattgcccaaggtcacacagcttgttagtgcctgaagctggatttgaactcagttctttctgacttaaAACCCAAATGCCTTCAGATTGGATCCAGAATCCCTTTTGCAAAGTACAGAGTTCTGTGGAGGTAAGGGACTAACATTACCAAGGTCCACAATATCTTTGCatgttctcttcccaattcttcacTGCTCCAAACCAGAAGACCTAtatagaaagaaggaggaaggagataaaaaggggggatgatacaagggagggaagatagtcggaggaggtaatcaaaagcaaactctttcaaaaagggacagggtcaagggagaaaatggaataaagggggataggataggaaggagcaaaatatagtctttcacaacatgagtattgtggaagagttttgcataatgatacacatgtggcctatgttgaattgcttgccttcttagggagggtaggtggggagggaagaggagagagaatttggaactcaaagttttaaaatgttcagatgttcagaaaaaaagcttttacatgcaactagaaaataagatatacaggcaatggggcatagaaatctatcttgccctataagaaagtaaaggaaaatgggatgggggggaatgggatgacagaagggagggctgactggggaatgcggcaatcagaatatatgccatcctggagttggggggagtgtagaaatggggagaaaatttgtaattcaaactcttatggaaatcaatgctgaaaactaaaaacattaaataaatacattatttatatatatatataatatatatatatatatataaataaaatatatatatatatattttaaagaccTATATATCATTCAGTGACTAAGTTTAGGGACATAGTGAATCCTCAAATCTCCTGGTTGGCAAAACAGGgatgacaaaatagaagaaaaaatcaaaaatgaatgtcttACACACTCACCCTTCTCCTGCCTAAACACATCAGTGATAGTCTTTACTGGTTTTGAGCCCCTGGGTTCTGAAGAAGAAATAATTCTGATAAGGGTGAGCAGAGACTCTCCCTTTTCTATTCGCTTTTCAACTGAAGCAATCAGAGCACAAACCTCAGGCTCTGGATTGAATAGAGACATATTTTGAGTTATAAAGATGACAGATTAAGACCTTAATTTCACCTGAGGAGTGCTTCACAtttaggggaggggggaatagtGTCTAGAGGTGTCACCATAAGCACCAGGTgataggaaactgaaggttttattCTGGATATGATATTCTTGTGGATTATATTGGAAACACAGAGAGGATCCAGCAGGTTTATTCCCTGGAATCAAACTCTTCAGGGAACACTAATTACGACGTCCATGTTTATACACTATACTACCgaacttatttttttctcctatggGATTTAGTCTTCTACTCAGCCTTGAAATTGACACATGGGACTTCCCCCATTTTCTTCTAACCTTCGTCCTCAGAATTTCTCTCTTGAACAACATTTTATGCAGCTACCATCTCTAGGGCTTTTCTACATGATTCAGAGAATAAAGGTTAAGTATGATATCTGAGGGTTACAGCCCCAAAATGAGCTCTCAGGAAGATACATCTATGTTCTCCTGTCAACATGGAATCAAGGTAGCTAGACTGAGTTATTCTATTGGTGTCCAGAGGAAAATGTGCTCCTCACCATGTATAATAATAAAGTCAGGTATATTAAAGTTTTAAAGAAGTTAGATCCTCTACCCTTGTTCACCATTTGGATACATGAGAGTATATGTTAACCacacatctcacacacacacacacacacacacacacacatacacacacacacacaatcatatcTGTTGCACTTACTTCTATAGGTGTATATTCATATAgccatgccccacccccaaaaattGTAAATTCCTTCAGGCTGActcttgttttgatttttgaataaaggaattcaaaaatgaaggaaggagttAAAATATCAGGTATCAGCCAGTTTTCTTTTGAGGAAGAATAGCATGGCAATACTCCACAGATTGTGATATGAACTCTTGCTCTATGCACTCCATCATGGTTCCTAGAAAAAAAGAACCTTTAAAACCACTTATTTAACCTctattaaacaccaaaataaaaatcctgaagaaaCAAATAAGAGATtaccaaaaatgaaaatcaaaaaagagaagaaacctcactgaatctttttttcagaaaaaaaataaagagataaaccaatatttaactttttttgagATGTAAACTTCATAAGAGTCTATATCATTTGTttctctcactttacaaatatggaaactgaggaccagagactATGAATTGCCCACAATTACAAAGATAGTAATGTAATAATTCATATATAGGTCTTCATAATCAAAATTTGGATAAAAATACGATAGGCACATATTAAGTCTGAAAATGCCAATTGTCCTCCtttatgagggtttttttttcatttgtttcatttgtctCCATTTCAatgatatttttgcctttttatttcttttcatcatgtGAAATTTGccattattttctctcccttttgtaTTAAAATAGCTGCtaattgttttaaatgtataGTTTAAATTTTTTACTATTATCTGTATTTGTTTAACATAGATAATACTTGAATATTGAATGCCTCTCTATTTAATTCTTCATTTCTATggaaataatttttgtatttatataaacCCCAGCTATGAGTTGGTAAGTTAAATCTCAAATGTTTAATGCATTTTTGTAATACCTTAAACACGATTTCTTTTgcaatctatttttcttttgttattcatATGTAGAGAACTGACTTCATGGACTTCATTTATCATGCTCCTCCATTTCAAATTACTTGtctcaattaatttttttgccacttattttgtatctacttaGTAAAACAATTTATCATCTACAAATACCTTGTTTCCTATTTTCCAGTTCtcatttcctcaatttttttatcatattgcTATATGGAGTGTTTCTAGGATGTCGTCACAAATTAATAATGCTAATAGGCATTCTTGCTTTTCCCATGGTCTCAGTGGGAGAGCTAGGTTGTAAATAACTGTATAATTTGGTCTTAGTGTTTCTTAAGAATATAATGAAGGAAACCCCTTatgttcctctttttaaaaattctcaacaTGAGTGCTAAACTTTGTCAATTTTTTCAACACCCATTGATATAACGTTTAGAATTTTCTATAAATATCATGTTTTATATgttctttgttttctatttttttgcctttttgttatgtgcagagagagagaaattttgcTTTGTACCAGCCATATAATACACTTGTAATTACTAAGAAGCCCAATTTGGTC
This Trichosurus vulpecula isolate mTriVul1 chromosome 2, mTriVul1.pri, whole genome shotgun sequence DNA region includes the following protein-coding sequences:
- the LOC118837792 gene encoding olfactory receptor 145-like isoform X2; translated protein: MALENASSVTEFILAGLTDQPELQLPLFLLFVGTYVITVMGNLGLIILIRMNSQLHTPMYYFLFNLSFIDLCYSSVFTPKMLINFVLVKNIISYSGCMAQLYFFCFFVISECFVLTIMAYDRYVAICNPLLYNVTMSNRVCLWLLGGAYVMGFVGAMAHTGCMLRLSFCDANIINHYMCDVLPLLQLSCTSTYVNELVVFIVVGTSIIVPSVTIFTSYALILSSILNISSTEGRSKAFSTCSSHIIAVALFFGSASFMYFKPSSSGSMDQDKVSSVFYTNVGPILNPLIYSLRNKDVQTALRKTLKRRIFSRT
- the LOC118837792 gene encoding olfactory receptor 145-like isoform X1, yielding MSWGRTMALENASSVTEFILAGLTDQPELQLPLFLLFVGTYVITVMGNLGLIILIRMNSQLHTPMYYFLFNLSFIDLCYSSVFTPKMLINFVLVKNIISYSGCMAQLYFFCFFVISECFVLTIMAYDRYVAICNPLLYNVTMSNRVCLWLLGGAYVMGFVGAMAHTGCMLRLSFCDANIINHYMCDVLPLLQLSCTSTYVNELVVFIVVGTSIIVPSVTIFTSYALILSSILNISSTEGRSKAFSTCSSHIIAVALFFGSASFMYFKPSSSGSMDQDKVSSVFYTNVGPILNPLIYSLRNKDVQTALRKTLKRRIFSRT